From a single Candidatus Zixiibacteriota bacterium genomic region:
- the der gene encoding ribosome biogenesis GTPase Der, whose translation MSLPIVAIVGRPNVGKSSLFNRFLKKKLAVVDPIPGVTRDRNYAVCDWGGRVFHLVDTGGMVPNTRDALERVILDQSEFAIHEADLILLVVDVQVGVDQTDERLARIMHQSDRPCVLVANKADDEQLANEVFALSRLGLGDAWPVSATVGLGIGELLDEVVSKLPISKTDEVPSDAIRVALVGRPNVGKSSFINKLLGEERLIVSPEAGTTRDAVDTPFEIDGQAYVLIDTAGLRRKYKVHENIEFYTNLRAERAIEDCHVAVVLVDAAQGFTSQDQRVLAYVLESRRPAVLAVNKWDLIEKDAHTADQFTAAIKKGLARFSFVPIIYVSALTGQRLAKVLELVKRVHAEHNKRVPTAQLNDLLRRAFGRRKPPAKQGKHIQLNYVTQTEVAPPTFVLFSNQPMLIDKSYLNYLANQLRAEFGFEGTPIRLKCRRK comes from the coding sequence ATGAGCCTCCCCATAGTGGCTATCGTGGGGCGGCCGAATGTGGGGAAATCGTCGCTTTTCAACCGCTTTCTGAAAAAGAAGCTGGCGGTGGTCGATCCGATTCCGGGCGTCACACGCGACCGTAATTACGCCGTGTGCGACTGGGGCGGACGCGTGTTTCATCTCGTTGACACTGGTGGCATGGTGCCCAATACGCGCGACGCCTTGGAGCGGGTCATTCTCGATCAATCCGAATTCGCCATCCATGAAGCCGATCTCATCTTGCTCGTGGTCGATGTCCAGGTGGGGGTGGACCAGACGGACGAACGCCTGGCGCGAATCATGCATCAGTCGGACAGACCTTGCGTGCTCGTAGCCAATAAGGCCGATGATGAGCAGCTCGCCAATGAAGTATTCGCCCTGAGCCGGCTCGGATTGGGGGACGCCTGGCCAGTATCGGCCACAGTGGGCCTGGGAATAGGCGAGCTACTCGACGAGGTTGTTTCGAAGCTGCCCATCTCCAAGACTGATGAAGTGCCATCGGATGCCATTCGAGTAGCCCTGGTGGGAAGGCCCAACGTGGGCAAATCATCGTTCATCAATAAACTGCTTGGCGAAGAACGGCTGATTGTTTCTCCGGAGGCGGGCACGACTCGTGATGCGGTCGACACGCCGTTTGAAATCGACGGCCAGGCGTACGTGCTTATTGATACGGCCGGTTTGCGACGCAAATATAAAGTTCATGAGAATATCGAGTTCTACACCAACCTGCGCGCCGAGCGGGCAATTGAGGATTGCCATGTGGCTGTTGTACTAGTCGACGCTGCGCAGGGGTTTACGTCGCAGGATCAGCGCGTTCTCGCGTATGTACTGGAATCTCGTCGGCCGGCGGTGCTGGCGGTAAACAAATGGGACCTGATCGAGAAAGACGCCCATACGGCCGACCAGTTTACGGCCGCGATCAAAAAGGGGCTGGCGAGGTTCTCGTTTGTTCCGATTATTTACGTTTCCGCATTGACCGGTCAGCGGCTTGCCAAGGTACTGGAACTCGTCAAGCGGGTTCACGCGGAGCACAATAAGCGCGTTCCCACCGCCCAGCTCAACGACTTACTCAGACGTGCTTTCGGCCGTCGCAAGCCGCCCGCTAAGCAGGGCAAGCATATCCAGCTCAACTATGTCACGCAGACCGAGGTTGCCCCGC